One genomic region from Flagellimonas oceani encodes:
- a CDS encoding BspA family leucine-rich repeat surface protein has product MNHWIRISMLVSTLLVFSCSNNGVNEDPSRFDSEPEPENQETNNPEPNDSNQGNPIYLDENGVTIKSYDWGEVGDTGDVNGVTYTIVDETSLREMVENGDYYPVCTTKVTNMSELLRNLSNNLDISSWDVSNVIEMSGMFSYNGYINSDITLWDVSGVTDMSLMFQGTNFDQDISSWDVSNVANMNGMFSFSSFNQPIDDWDVSGVITMIGLFNYSNFNQPIGDWDVSGVVDMRQMFRNSNFNQDISSWDVSGVIDMSEMFKDSPFNGEIGSWNVGLVTNMSEMFKGSGFNQDISSWDVSSVNDMSQMFQVTIFNQPIGDWDVSSVTNMVEIFNQSSFDQPIGNWNVGNVTDMREMFGDSNFNQPIGNWDVSNVTNMLGMFGFSSFDQPIGDWDVGNVTDMSTMFSNSVFNQDISDWDVSNVTDMYGMFQDSSVFNQDLSGWNVQSVSNCTYFDSNTLQWELPKPNLTNCW; this is encoded by the coding sequence ATGAATCATTGGATTCGAATTTCAATGTTGGTGTCAACTCTTTTGGTTTTTAGTTGTTCTAATAATGGGGTTAATGAAGATCCTTCAAGGTTTGATTCTGAACCGGAACCAGAAAATCAAGAAACTAATAACCCCGAACCAAATGATTCTAACCAAGGAAATCCAATTTATTTGGATGAAAATGGGGTGACTATTAAATCCTATGATTGGGGTGAGGTTGGTGATACAGGAGATGTTAACGGGGTAACCTATACTATTGTTGATGAAACATCTTTAAGGGAAATGGTTGAAAACGGTGATTATTATCCAGTATGTACTACCAAAGTTACGAACATGAGTGAGTTATTAAGGAATTTGTCAAACAATCTAGATATTAGTTCCTGGGATGTTAGTAACGTAATCGAAATGAGTGGAATGTTTTCATACAATGGTTATATTAATTCAGATATTACTTTATGGGATGTAAGTGGTGTTACTGATATGTCACTTATGTTTCAGGGTACAAACTTTGACCAAGATATCAGTTCATGGGATGTTAGTAATGTTGCTAATATGAATGGTATGTTTAGTTTTTCAAGTTTTAATCAACCAATAGATGATTGGGATGTCAGTGGGGTAATTACTATGATAGGTTTATTCAATTATTCAAATTTTAATCAACCCATAGGTGATTGGGATGTTAGTGGAGTAGTTGATATGAGACAGATGTTTCGAAATTCTAATTTTAACCAAGATATCAGTTCATGGGATGTAAGTGGTGTCATTGATATGAGTGAAATGTTTAAGGATTCTCCTTTTAATGGTGAAATAGGTTCTTGGAATGTTGGATTGGTTACAAATATGAGTGAAATGTTTAAAGGTTCAGGATTTAACCAAGATATCAGTTCTTGGGATGTTAGTAGTGTGAATGATATGAGTCAGATGTTTCAAGTAACCATATTTAACCAACCCATAGGTGATTGGGATGTAAGTAGTGTTACCAATATGGTTGAAATTTTTAATCAATCAAGTTTTGACCAACCCATAGGTAATTGGAATGTTGGTAATGTTACTGATATGAGAGAAATGTTTGGAGATTCCAATTTTAATCAACCCATAGGTAATTGGGATGTAAGTAATGTTACCAATATGTTGGGTATGTTTGGATTCTCTAGTTTTGACCAACCCATAGGTGATTGGGATGTTGGTAATGTTACTGATATGAGTACAATGTTTTCAAACTCAGTTTTCAACCAAGACATAAGTGATTGGGATGTTAGTAATGTTACTGATATGTATGGAATGTTTCAAGACTCAAGTGTATTCAATCAAGATTTAAGTGGTTGGAATGTACAATCTGTTTCTAATTGTACATATTTTGATTCTAACACTTTACAATGGGAACTTCCTAAACCAAACCTCACAAATTGTTGGTAA
- a CDS encoding type IV secretory system conjugative DNA transfer family protein, translating into MNWEWPHIILYIIVPMLALAVVIFVYLVPETGNRIPKRYQVRFRLSNGRFKIDNLRRGISIIGSAGSGKTESVVYNLLQHFSQYGFCGVIHDYKDFELTEMAYPLFRGKTVKFHTIAFDEIHCRVNPIAPRYLPNEESVNEISRVLMDNLLERNLSENSGSSRFFADAVEGLLSGLIWKMKTAYREQCTLPHIIALYQLMDTKKLVAFLKSDRTSHAMASAFINGIGSEKQTAGVKSTLANAFKKISSKKLFYVLSRDEVPLDINNPDDPSVISLVNDPQYETVYSPIIATIIHTVIKQMSIRDRNHSFLLMEEAPTLKLPNMHRIPATLRSYDIATVYVMQDKVQNDMLYGDRASKAILSNLSYQFFGKVNDPDTAKYYERFFEIVKDPTRSVSKGTGLSWEARITKGEREVPKRRAETFFRLKQGEFIAFADGKDRRTQFRLQAIEKELPKKPGRYSKMELKMNFERVYREVELIFKK; encoded by the coding sequence ATGAACTGGGAATGGCCACATATCATCCTTTACATCATCGTTCCAATGTTGGCATTGGCCGTCGTCATTTTCGTTTATTTGGTTCCCGAGACGGGGAACAGAATCCCAAAACGGTACCAGGTCCGTTTCAGGTTAAGTAACGGCAGGTTCAAGATCGACAATCTGAGAAGGGGGATTTCCATCATAGGGAGTGCCGGAAGTGGTAAGACCGAGAGTGTGGTCTATAATCTGTTACAGCATTTTTCCCAATATGGTTTCTGTGGTGTCATCCATGACTACAAGGATTTTGAACTGACCGAGATGGCATATCCACTTTTCAGGGGGAAAACCGTCAAGTTCCATACCATCGCCTTTGATGAGATCCATTGTCGGGTCAATCCCATAGCCCCACGATATTTGCCGAATGAGGAAAGTGTCAATGAGATTTCAAGGGTGTTGATGGATAACCTCCTGGAGCGGAACCTTTCGGAAAATTCGGGAAGCTCCAGGTTCTTTGCCGATGCGGTAGAGGGCTTGTTGAGCGGGTTGATCTGGAAAATGAAAACGGCCTACCGTGAACAATGTACCCTCCCCCATATCATTGCCCTGTACCAGCTCATGGATACCAAAAAGCTGGTGGCCTTCCTAAAGTCGGATCGTACCTCCCATGCCATGGCCAGTGCCTTTATCAATGGCATCGGGTCTGAAAAGCAGACCGCCGGGGTCAAGAGTACCCTGGCCAATGCCTTTAAAAAGATAAGCTCCAAAAAGCTGTTCTATGTACTGTCCCGGGACGAAGTGCCATTGGACATCAATAACCCCGATGATCCATCGGTCATTTCCCTTGTGAACGATCCACAATATGAAACGGTCTATTCCCCCATTATAGCGACCATCATACATACGGTCATCAAGCAAATGAGCATTAGGGACCGGAACCATTCCTTTTTGCTGATGGAAGAGGCCCCGACCCTTAAACTGCCCAATATGCACCGTATTCCCGCAACGTTGAGGAGCTATGACATTGCCACGGTCTATGTGATGCAGGACAAGGTACAGAACGATATGCTCTATGGGGACAGGGCGAGCAAGGCCATTTTGAGCAATCTTTCCTATCAGTTTTTCGGGAAGGTCAACGACCCGGATACCGCCAAATACTATGAACGGTTCTTTGAGATCGTGAAGGACCCGACCCGGAGTGTGAGCAAAGGGACCGGGCTTTCATGGGAGGCACGCATTACCAAAGGGGAAAGGGAAGTGCCCAAACGTAGGGCCGAGACTTTCTTTCGGTTAAAACAGGGGGAGTTTATTGCCTTTGCGGATGGGAAGGACAGGAGAACACAATTTAGATTGCAGGCTATTGAAAAGGAACTCCCCAAAAAGCCAGGACGGTATTCAAAGATGGAATTAAAAATGAATTTTGAAAGAGTTTATAGGGAAGTGGAATTAATTTTTAAGAAATAA
- a CDS encoding RNA polymerase sigma factor has product MKDNCNNNSDLIRYLKNGDTNAYAYLVDTYNHKLCLYANSLMNDIPASEDIVQNVFIKVWERRDNLKTNFSIKSYLYKSVYNACINEYKRNQSVTALEKKYIEELGRIVEDKDEDALEKLIGLVREAIQELPPKCKEVFLLSKKEGLTNIEIAEYLNISKNTIERHINIAFSKIRENVGNKTDIILFLLFGFRQNLRAE; this is encoded by the coding sequence ATGAAAGATAACTGTAACAATAATTCTGATTTAATTCGCTATTTAAAAAATGGGGATACCAATGCTTATGCATATTTAGTAGATACTTATAACCATAAGCTGTGCTTGTACGCCAACAGTTTGATGAACGATATCCCTGCTTCAGAAGATATTGTACAAAACGTCTTCATAAAGGTCTGGGAAAGACGCGACAATTTGAAAACCAATTTTTCTATTAAAAGCTATTTGTACAAATCGGTTTATAATGCTTGTATAAATGAATACAAGAGGAACCAATCAGTTACTGCTCTTGAGAAAAAATACATTGAAGAATTGGGGCGAATCGTTGAGGATAAAGATGAAGATGCTTTAGAAAAATTGATTGGTTTGGTCAGGGAAGCTATACAAGAATTGCCTCCTAAGTGTAAAGAGGTTTTTCTTTTGAGCAAAAAAGAGGGGTTGACCAATATTGAAATTGCGGAATATTTGAATATTTCCAAAAATACCATCGAACGGCATATCAACATCGCTTTTTCAAAAATTCGTGAAAATGTAGGGAACAAGACAGATATAATCCTTTTTTTATTGTTCGGATTTCGGCAAAACCTCAGGGCGGAATAG
- the mobB gene encoding MobB family relaxase, with protein sequence MYITITPQKLGGSYLQSASDFVAYLEKENKGKELEEQEHFFDQYGEGISPREVIRDIDGNTAKLKKKEPRFYSITVNPSRRELKHLQDHPRDLKTYTRKLMKEYAKSFHREIDGRKVNVNDIVYYAKIEHQRTYKGNDRAIRENAPYSAKIARLRNEIQQIEQGKLNGSVKRKREEIERLEATAPHRLNGRRITQGMAKEGSQAHIHIIVSRKDRSNRYSLSPGSKYKASEVKMNGKTVKRGFDRNRFFESSERLFDAQFRYKRNYVETYRARKTLVKHPPTYFANLMGLPANERSAAFKLLAKTGINIPLANIPTNKAQLAYKLFKQLKKGIDRGIRSGSIGI encoded by the coding sequence ATGTACATCACGATAACCCCACAGAAATTGGGCGGGAGCTACCTTCAAAGCGCTTCTGATTTTGTGGCCTATCTGGAAAAGGAGAACAAGGGCAAGGAACTGGAGGAGCAGGAACATTTCTTCGACCAATACGGAGAGGGAATATCCCCAAGAGAGGTCATAAGGGATATTGATGGAAATACCGCAAAGCTCAAGAAGAAAGAGCCCAGGTTCTATTCCATCACGGTCAATCCGAGCCGAAGGGAGCTAAAGCATTTACAAGATCACCCGAGGGATTTGAAGACATACACCAGGAAACTCATGAAGGAGTATGCCAAATCCTTCCACCGTGAAATCGATGGGAGAAAGGTAAACGTCAACGATATTGTCTACTATGCCAAGATAGAGCACCAACGCACCTACAAGGGCAATGACAGGGCCATCAGGGAAAACGCCCCCTATTCCGCCAAGATCGCCCGATTGAGAAACGAAATCCAACAAATCGAGCAAGGGAAATTGAACGGGAGCGTCAAAAGGAAACGGGAAGAGATCGAACGGTTGGAAGCAACGGCCCCGCACCGATTGAACGGCAGGCGCATAACCCAGGGCATGGCCAAGGAGGGTTCCCAGGCCCACATCCATATCATCGTGAGCCGTAAGGACAGGTCGAACCGGTACAGCCTTTCCCCGGGCAGCAAGTACAAAGCCTCTGAAGTTAAGATGAACGGCAAGACCGTGAAACGGGGCTTTGACCGGAACCGTTTCTTTGAAAGCTCCGAAAGACTGTTCGATGCACAATTCCGATATAAGCGCAACTATGTCGAGACCTATAGGGCCAGAAAAACATTGGTCAAACATCCCCCGACCTATTTTGCCAACCTTATGGGACTGCCCGCCAATGAAAGGTCGGCCGCATTCAAGCTATTGGCAAAAACAGGGATAAATATCCCCTTGGCCAATATTCCGACCAACAAGGCACAACTGGCCTACAAACTTTTCAAGCAACTGAAAAAGGGCATCGATAGGGGAATCCGATCCGGTTCCATAGGCATATGA
- a CDS encoding recombinase family protein, with the protein MKVKYNRTSTLQQEGERFKLDKEEYDLTIFDKGVSGKIPFSKREGGRKLTHLVENGEVNEVVVEELSRLGRNTIDVLTTLKTFEDNGVNVVVRGMGNLQSKVNGKKNPIWNLITSVMSSLYELERENILERTEMGRKVYVMNGGKLGRKVGSIETRKDFLKKDKTQKIISLLEKGKSVRDISSRLSVSTTTVVKVRKYVEV; encoded by the coding sequence ATGAAGGTCAAATACAACAGAACCTCAACTCTACAACAAGAAGGTGAAAGATTCAAGTTGGACAAAGAGGAATACGATTTAACCATTTTTGATAAGGGAGTATCGGGTAAGATACCATTTTCCAAAAGAGAAGGTGGTAGGAAACTCACCCATTTAGTTGAGAACGGTGAGGTCAATGAGGTTGTGGTAGAGGAACTCTCACGTTTGGGTAGAAATACCATCGATGTCCTAACCACTCTTAAAACCTTTGAGGATAACGGGGTAAATGTAGTTGTCCGGGGGATGGGTAATCTCCAAAGTAAGGTGAACGGTAAAAAGAACCCTATTTGGAACTTGATTACATCCGTTATGAGTTCCCTTTATGAACTGGAGAGGGAAAACATCTTGGAGAGAACCGAGATGGGAAGAAAGGTATATGTGATGAACGGTGGTAAGTTGGGTAGGAAGGTTGGTTCGATTGAAACAAGAAAGGATTTTTTGAAGAAGGACAAGACCCAAAAAATAATCTCTCTATTGGAAAAGGGTAAATCCGTCAGGGATATCAGTAGTAGGTTGAGTGTCTCCACCACAACGGTGGTCAAGGTTCGTAAATATGTTGAGGTATGA
- a CDS encoding toxin-antitoxin system YwqK family antitoxin → MKKLLTLILIGGSVLISSCNGKRIHISETNLGLDNTGFPVNEKFFLNGDPFTGIIFDENDENQVLFEINFKEGFMDGPVVKYYDDGELKYKGNYKQGEKDGPFEGYYDNGQLKLSGGYKLGDRDGLYKGYFENGTLKVVSNYIEGKLDGPFESYYENGQLLEKGNYKMGELDGPFEKYHYNGNTMESGNYKLGQLDGQFRKFFETGKLEELINYKDGRKDGPFFKYHQKNGQLSESGSHKNGNREGPFESYYENGQLKLKGTFSKGDLVGPYVEYYEGGQVKGSGVVNILPKT, encoded by the coding sequence ATGAAAAAACTCTTAACATTAATCTTAATTGGAGGTTCAGTTCTTATTTCTAGTTGTAATGGAAAACGGATTCATATCTCTGAAACCAATCTTGGATTAGACAATACTGGTTTCCCAGTAAATGAAAAGTTTTTTTTAAATGGAGACCCCTTTACAGGTATCATTTTTGACGAAAATGATGAAAACCAAGTTCTTTTTGAAATAAATTTTAAAGAGGGTTTTATGGATGGACCAGTTGTAAAGTATTATGATGATGGTGAGTTGAAGTATAAGGGGAATTACAAACAAGGTGAAAAAGATGGACCATTTGAGGGTTATTATGACAATGGTCAGTTAAAGTTAAGTGGAGGTTATAAACTTGGGGATAGAGATGGATTGTATAAAGGTTATTTTGAAAATGGTACACTAAAGGTTGTATCTAATTATATCGAGGGTAAGTTGGATGGACCTTTTGAAAGTTATTATGAGAATGGTCAATTATTGGAGAAAGGTAATTATAAGATGGGAGAACTGGACGGACCATTTGAAAAGTATCATTATAATGGTAATACAATGGAATCGGGTAATTATAAATTGGGTCAACTAGATGGACAATTCAGAAAGTTCTTTGAAACTGGAAAACTAGAGGAGTTGATTAATTACAAAGATGGTAGAAAGGATGGACCATTTTTTAAATATCACCAAAAAAATGGTCAATTGAGTGAAAGTGGTTCTCACAAAAATGGGAATCGAGAAGGACCATTTGAAAGTTACTATGAAAATGGTCAATTAAAATTGAAAGGAACTTTTTCTAAAGGTGATTTGGTTGGTCCTTATGTAGAGTATTACGAAGGTGGTCAGGTTAAAGGAAGTGGTGTAGTGAATATCCTTCCAAAAACATAA
- a CDS encoding single-stranded DNA-binding protein — protein sequence MSTIKNHVQLIGNVGQDPTITNLESGKKVARLSLATNENYKNGKGEKQTDTNWHTVVAWGKVADIIEKFVGKGKEIGIVGKLKTRTYTMDDGNQRYVTEVVANEILLLNGRPNK from the coding sequence ATGAGTACAATTAAGAATCATGTGCAGTTGATCGGAAATGTTGGGCAAGACCCGACCATTACAAATCTTGAAAGCGGTAAGAAAGTTGCCCGCTTGTCATTGGCCACCAATGAGAACTACAAGAACGGCAAGGGCGAAAAACAGACGGACACCAATTGGCATACCGTTGTCGCTTGGGGAAAGGTTGCCGACATCATCGAAAAGTTCGTAGGCAAGGGCAAGGAAATTGGCATTGTGGGCAAGTTAAAGACCCGAACCTATACCATGGACGATGGCAACCAACGCTATGTGACCGAAGTGGTGGCAAACGAAATTCTCTTGCTCAACGGAAGACCCAACAAATAA
- a CDS encoding helix-turn-helix transcriptional regulator: protein MEKRITKQELEKMYGVGRKTIENWVKKYDLPLIRVSPNKKYIRKSDLMEGVN, encoded by the coding sequence ATGGAAAAAAGAATTACAAAACAAGAACTTGAAAAAATGTACGGTGTGGGTAGAAAGACCATTGAGAATTGGGTAAAAAAATATGATTTACCTTTGATTAGGGTATCACCCAATAAGAAGTATATCAGAAAGAGTGATTTGATGGAGGGTGTAAACTGA
- a CDS encoding JAB domain-containing protein has product MKDKVNEIRISYKERIPASFWYRIQSSQDAAELLFEHWDKDTIGLQETFKVLLLNNANKVKGIYELSKGGISGTLVDLRILFAVVLKSLSVGIVLSHCHPSGQLKPSESDRSITKRIRKAAELFDIRVLDHLIITPNGDYYSFADNEIL; this is encoded by the coding sequence ATGAAGGACAAAGTTAACGAAATAAGAATCAGCTACAAAGAACGCATCCCCGCTTCCTTTTGGTACAGGATACAATCGTCCCAAGATGCTGCCGAACTCCTTTTCGAGCATTGGGACAAGGATACCATAGGATTACAGGAAACCTTTAAGGTACTGCTATTGAACAATGCCAATAAGGTCAAGGGCATCTATGAACTTTCAAAAGGGGGCATATCGGGAACATTGGTAGATCTGCGCATCCTTTTCGCAGTGGTGTTAAAATCCTTGAGTGTCGGGATCGTATTATCCCACTGCCATCCCTCAGGTCAATTAAAGCCAAGTGAATCGGATAGAAGCATCACCAAAAGGATCAGGAAGGCCGCCGAGCTTTTCGATATCAGGGTACTCGACCATTTGATCATAACGCCCAATGGCGACTATTACAGTTTTGCAGACAATGAGATCCTATAA
- a CDS encoding IS256 family transposase, which produces MRKEEQTEFEKKVLDQFMSGKNLFGKGGAFAPMLKNVIEKALEAEMEGHLDESQRNQGNKRNGKGKKTIKSGFGTFDIDTPQDRQSSFEPELVKKRQTILADNLSDKIIGLYGLGMSYRDISSHIKEMYDTDISHTVLSQITDKIIPDVKAWQNRPLEPLYCIVWLDAMHYKVKEDGRITHKALYNILGINKEGRKEILGMYISESEGANFWLQVLTDLNNRGLKDILIACTDNLRGFTDAILSVFPKAQVQLCIVHQIRNSLKYIASKDQKEFMRDLKLVYRATSKEVAEDALIDLEEKWGDKYPVVIESWQRNWEQLSQYFQYTEPIRKIIYTTNAVEGFHRQVRKVTKTKGAFTNDMALLKLVYLATKNIEKKWTSPLHNWSLTVQQLYIKFGERIPLILNTNSFGASPKGIESKDRV; this is translated from the coding sequence ATGAGAAAAGAAGAACAGACAGAATTCGAGAAAAAGGTACTTGACCAGTTTATGTCCGGCAAGAATCTTTTCGGCAAAGGAGGCGCATTCGCCCCAATGCTGAAGAATGTTATTGAAAAGGCCCTTGAGGCAGAGATGGAAGGTCATCTGGACGAGTCTCAACGTAACCAAGGTAACAAGCGCAATGGCAAGGGTAAGAAGACGATCAAAAGCGGCTTTGGCACTTTTGATATCGATACGCCACAGGACAGGCAAAGCAGCTTTGAGCCCGAACTGGTAAAAAAGCGGCAAACTATTCTGGCCGACAATCTATCGGACAAGATCATTGGCCTTTACGGCCTTGGGATGAGTTACCGAGACATTTCCTCCCATATCAAAGAAATGTACGATACCGATATCTCCCATACCGTTCTGAGCCAAATAACCGATAAGATCATACCTGACGTGAAAGCCTGGCAGAACCGCCCATTAGAGCCGCTCTATTGTATCGTGTGGCTCGATGCGATGCATTACAAGGTCAAAGAGGATGGTAGGATAACCCATAAGGCCCTTTACAATATTCTGGGCATCAACAAGGAAGGTCGCAAAGAAATATTGGGCATGTACATTTCCGAGAGCGAAGGAGCCAATTTTTGGTTGCAAGTACTTACAGACCTGAACAACCGTGGACTTAAAGATATCCTGATCGCCTGTACGGACAACCTCAGAGGCTTTACCGATGCGATATTGAGCGTATTCCCGAAAGCACAGGTGCAGCTCTGCATCGTACATCAAATACGCAACTCGCTGAAGTACATTGCCTCTAAGGATCAAAAAGAGTTCATGCGAGACCTAAAACTTGTTTATCGTGCCACCAGCAAGGAAGTTGCGGAGGATGCCCTTATCGATTTGGAAGAGAAATGGGGCGACAAATACCCCGTGGTCATCGAAAGCTGGCAGCGTAATTGGGAGCAGCTATCACAGTACTTCCAATATACGGAACCCATCAGAAAAATAATCTATACCACCAATGCAGTAGAAGGGTTCCACCGTCAGGTGCGTAAGGTCACCAAAACCAAAGGGGCGTTCACCAATGACATGGCCCTGCTCAAACTGGTATACCTGGCCACAAAGAACATCGAAAAAAAATGGACCAGCCCTTTGCACAATTGGAGCCTAACGGTTCAACAACTTTATATTAAATTTGGGGAGAGGATACCCTTGATATTAAACACCAATTCCTTTGGGGCTAGCCCCAAAGGAATTGAATCAAAGGACAGAGTTTAA
- a CDS encoding BfmA/BtgA family mobilization protein — MDRGYEKEGFAGFRIKTSVAKRFRRFCKRFGRSQSMTLLAMLDFFEVNELSPTDRLGETVSSLKHQIKRRFNAVIAIIRDIEKNQTKPTTAMLQRLFEEAAEEEREEDYGFGTPQLMDENEELAHYRESYSIILREHGILKGELEQVLERATYIKSTFGNGHVRLDMTKEEFQQFKQRLDHVHHDNPTEIGRELPSKRF, encoded by the coding sequence ATGGACAGAGGATATGAAAAAGAGGGATTTGCGGGATTTCGGATAAAGACATCCGTGGCAAAGCGTTTCAGGAGGTTCTGTAAGCGGTTCGGAAGGTCACAATCGATGACCCTGTTGGCCATGCTGGATTTTTTCGAGGTGAACGAGCTGTCCCCCACCGACCGATTGGGCGAGACGGTATCAAGTCTGAAACATCAGATCAAGCGACGTTTCAATGCTGTCATCGCGATCATCCGTGACATAGAAAAGAACCAGACCAAGCCCACAACGGCCATGCTCCAACGATTGTTCGAGGAAGCTGCCGAAGAAGAAAGGGAAGAAGACTATGGTTTTGGTACCCCGCAGTTGATGGACGAGAACGAGGAACTGGCCCATTATAGGGAGTCCTATTCCATCATCTTAAGGGAACATGGGATACTGAAGGGCGAACTGGAGCAAGTATTGGAAAGGGCCACCTATATAAAAAGCACTTTTGGCAACGGCCATGTAAGGCTGGATATGACCAAGGAGGAGTTTCAACAATTTAAACAACGATTAGATCATGTACATCACGATAACCCCACAGAAATTGGGCGGGAGCTACCTTCAAAGCGCTTCTGA
- a CDS encoding site-specific integrase, whose amino-acid sequence MKTSNSFSISFWLKKTAKKKDGQIPIYVRIRFKGRYSDISVHRSTLEECWCPISGKIDHRVKGASSINKYLDDIHANLLECHRQLYSEGTLITSRAIKLRYLGKDKVFVTLEDLIRYHRTHEISRLEKGTVKNYSATEKYLKSFIKKKFRTPDIGLSFIDYTFVMEFENFLRKCDPINKSQPLNNNGIMKHMERFKKLVNIAHKFGCISQNPFNFYKMKFEEYDSDFLEEHELKKIAGIEIPEAGIGLVRDVFLFACYTGLSYIEVKMLGQKDIVRGIDGEQWINVRRKKTKTPVRVPLLIQAKEILGKYSSYRDKDNGKCLLPVYSNQRSNKHLKTIAKRAHINKHLTFHVARHTFATTITLMNNVPLETVSKLLGHTKLSTTQRYARVVEKKISKDMGRLKELMKLKSDNESTHDHSNVQLRVVR is encoded by the coding sequence ATGAAAACTTCCAACTCATTCAGTATCAGCTTTTGGCTGAAAAAAACGGCCAAAAAGAAAGACGGACAGATTCCAATCTACGTCCGTATTAGATTTAAAGGTAGATATTCGGACATCAGCGTCCATAGATCGACCTTAGAAGAATGTTGGTGTCCTATTTCGGGTAAAATCGACCATCGGGTCAAAGGGGCCAGCAGTATCAATAAATACCTCGATGATATCCACGCCAATTTATTGGAGTGTCACAGACAACTATATTCGGAGGGAACACTGATTACCTCAAGGGCCATAAAACTACGGTATCTCGGTAAGGACAAGGTCTTTGTTACCCTTGAAGACCTTATCCGATATCATCGGACCCATGAAATTTCCAGACTTGAAAAAGGCACGGTCAAGAACTATTCGGCCACTGAAAAGTACCTGAAGAGTTTCATCAAGAAAAAATTCAGAACCCCCGACATCGGTCTTTCCTTTATCGATTACACTTTCGTGATGGAATTTGAGAACTTTTTAAGGAAATGTGACCCGATCAACAAATCCCAACCATTGAACAACAATGGTATCATGAAACATATGGAACGGTTTAAAAAACTGGTGAACATTGCCCATAAGTTCGGGTGCATTTCACAGAATCCCTTCAATTTCTATAAAATGAAGTTCGAAGAGTACGACAGTGATTTTCTGGAAGAGCACGAATTGAAAAAAATTGCAGGAATCGAGATTCCGGAAGCGGGAATTGGATTGGTCAGGGACGTTTTTCTCTTCGCGTGTTATACCGGACTGAGTTATATAGAGGTCAAGATGTTGGGGCAAAAAGACATAGTAAGGGGAATCGATGGAGAGCAGTGGATCAATGTCAGGCGGAAAAAGACCAAGACCCCTGTAAGAGTGCCACTTCTTATCCAGGCGAAAGAGATATTGGGCAAATATTCGAGCTATCGGGACAAGGACAATGGGAAGTGTCTTTTGCCTGTCTATTCCAATCAAAGGTCGAACAAACATTTAAAGACCATCGCAAAACGGGCACATATAAACAAACATCTGACATTCCATGTGGCCAGGCACACTTTTGCAACGACCATAACATTGATGAACAATGTTCCTTTGGAAACCGTTTCAAAACTATTGGGGCATACCAAGTTATCCACTACACAACGTTACGCCAGGGTAGTGGAGAAAAAGATCAGTAAGGATATGGGCAGACTCAAAGAACTGATGAAACTGAAATCGGATAATGAATCTACCCATGACCACAGTAATGTTCAACTACGTGTGGTGAGATGA